Within the Oryzias melastigma strain HK-1 unplaced genomic scaffold, ASM292280v2 sc00345, whole genome shotgun sequence genome, the region tttaagaaACAGCTTTACTTTCAcggtttttgtaaaaaaaaaaaaaaaaaaaatcagaaaacaaaagtaattcaaattatttttgttttcctaaatgttttttctttcttgttttttttctctttgttttttcacattttttagaattttgttttatttttctaaaatgtaacacagtttttaaagatttgttttgcttttttatctgtcgatgtgatcattaaaagtttttttgcatctcagggccaccgtagacaCCTGACCACACATTGTTTATTGAACCACATTAGACAGATCTTTGTCTCAAAAGAATATTAATATTAACATTTGGTGtactaaaaatttaatttttgtttcttttgttatgtttagatgtttattttgttttacgtGCTTCTCtccatttaaatgtttctattatttttactaCGATTACTACCCACTATAAGTGACATATTGCATGTACTTTACTATTGACATGTTTGAAaccaatttgaattaaaaaaaaagctcatgttTGGTTTCCTCCCTCCAGATACCAGCTAACCTCATGTCGTTTGAATGAAGGAGGCGTTGCCCACAGGACACTCTAAAGCCAACTCCAATCATTGGGAAGACTTCTGAACCTCCAGACTTGGATGGCGTCTGCCTCTGCGGGACAGCCCGAAACCTGGCCGCTGAACGGCTCCGTGACACTGGCTTTGTGACTGTAACGTTAGCATATTTTGTccgttgttgcttttttataaaaatcccAACATCTGAAGACTTTGATAAGGTGCTCTATTGATGGCACTCCTCTATcgttttcttaacctgctgtgAACATGTGAGCAAGCACAAGGAGTTCCTGCCTGTGTGGAGCTTCTGATCTgagggagtttttttttgtgcatttgagCACAAATGTGGAGAACCGTTTGAGCACTTTAGGGCGGATCTTTGGTTCCATCACAGTATTCCACAGCCTTTAGACACTGAAGACTTAGAAATAATGGGACTGCTTTTGCAAGAGGAAAAAGGTTCATTTCAACAGCATGACAGGAAACTTTCTGTTCTCGTCTGGAGATCACCTCTTCATGTATGTATATGGTAATGAGTACCATGGTGTCAGTGTGTGAACgtctttctttgaaacaaattaTTGCTTTATGGGTCCTTGTGGCAATTTGCTGCGGGTTTGTGAAGTCCCAGCCTGATGTTAAAGGAGCAGCTTCGTGCCAAATCAGGGTGGATGAGGCCTTCAGAGCTCCACGTCCACTTTCTCATTTCACACCTTGTTGGGAATCTCCAGAAGTTCCGAGATTTTTCCTCACTGGGTGATAAGTTGCTGTCTGTGCATTGGTCCTGTCGACGAGTGTCTTATTGCTGTCACTGGGGTTTAAGTTCctcctaaagtcccactccgatcacctttggatctgttttcaaatatgatgatgatgtttttatctgtaatcGAAAAACTTTTCTAgaacgtagtttctgcagagcagcatagGAATTCACCTCGGAGTTGTGGGCGCTGTTGACGCTAAGCAACAccgcccccccttcccgtcCCTGTTGCTGGCCCCGCCCAGTGAATTTTTTGACTTCACAAataagtctttttattttgctcctgatttacaacaatttgaatgaaaaaaatacaattttctgtaaatatgtCCTCAATCACCAGATAATTGAATATGTTAAAACACCGTTTTCATTAAGGAAGGAGGATCAACACACTCTTCTCCTAAACAGAATCCTGGACGAACTGTTTTAGTGTTCTTATTTCAGAGACtatttgccacattttttgtaaagaaacagcaaaaaaacaagtaaGTATGGTGGAAATATacttatttaagtgtttttgtttcatttgctgTTCAGCCTATAGATAAGCTGTCTgaaatgacccccccccccctcttgcTGTTCCTGTGGACCTTGTGCTGGTCTGTCCAGATGCTCAGCAGGCGTGTGAATGCCCACAGAACGGGTCATGATAGAAACTCAAGGGTCTGTGACCCAAAAGTTCTGAGACCAGGAAGATCTTAAAGCTGTTTGTAGACATGATAGTCGATGCcaagggagaggaggaggacaaTCCAATTCTGACAAACCCGGTCGGCCTGCTTCCACGAGCGCTGTTGGAGCAACATAAAGTTATGGAAACCAATCCCTAGATCGGTGTGAATCTGATCTAGATCTCGTTGATCTAGATTCCTGCCTTTACCTGGTACCCAAAGGGGTTTTCCACATTGGTCAGCGTCACATTTGCAgagtaaaaatgataaaaacaaatgttaaatttggTCAAAGAGTTAGCAGGAGGTGGGCTGAAACTCAGTCTTGCTTTATGGGCCCTGGACCTGAGTCGTGGCCCCCTGCTGTGGGTTTgtaaaaaatggttaaaaacagTATTAAAGAAGGGATTGATGAGTTTCACTCTGGGTGGACACGTCTTTGTGTCCTCTCTGCACTGAGGAAAATGGTTGCTTAAATGTTCAAGTgaagaactacatttttagaaatgaattatgtgtaaataattatattttattttttttacttttcaaaggCAGAAAAAACAGACTCTGTGATATTAAACCCTAAAAGAAATTGACTTTTGTGGTGAAAGGACATGAAAGTGAGACCTTTGCTTTGATCCttgactgtttatgagaactggagtgagtgaccccgcccatttttttcaagattttttttagctgtattgaaagttataaactgaccaatcagatgcttgaATAAAAGTAGGAGGTGCCCACTggtcaaacgtttgaggtgtTTGAGCGATTCTCCTGATCCTGTCTCAAGTGGTAAGGCTGCAGctttctaacaagctcactcctgattggtcagagtggttgccatagaaatgtttactcagaccaacttggaccaatcattgCTTACTGACAATTCCTGGTTCCAACATGTGTCTAGAAAAAAATTGACTTCCTTTCATTGGAAgccgttttctatgggtgacatcacactaacTCAATCCAGTTCTATTATACAATCAATGATCCGGAATTTCTGCATCCCCTTAAACTTCATaggaatagatttttttaggcaaagGGAATGAAAGCTTTCCTCAGGGCTTATTTCACTGATAGACCCACTCCAGTCCACACTCTGTAAGATGAGCAGCTTCATAAGACTAAACCCTGAAGTCGTTACCTGGGCGACCGGGAAGCCCCATGAGGGTAAACGTCCCGCTGAACCCGAGCCAGAGGAGCTTGTGAGAGCAAACCGAGGACTGATGTTTACACCTTTTCACTTTTCCACCATCCCACTATACCAAGCCAACTATACTTGCTTATTTTGTGTGAACAAAGTTAGTGTAAACAAGTGtacattcaataaaaatgattgttgAAAGTGTTGTCATGCTGGTTTTACACACTCCCACCGATCCTCTCAGAATAGTTCTGAGCTTTCAGTGTCTTTTCCTTTTGAAACACGTGTAGCCATGAACAGTCTGTGACTTGCTATATTATcctgtttgctttttatttttttctgtatatgcCCTAAGATTAATTTTATTGTGCTATGTAAATAAACAAGTACAAATGGACTTTTGtacatttgagtttgttttaagttttgctaacatttaaaacaatgtgATCAGAGGTTTCTGAACTATACTAAGctttattataaaaaagttACTCAAGTAGGAgtaaaaactagcaaaaaattaatggttaaaaaaaatagaaattgtgctcattttggcttttttaatttatttatttaattaacccCGTGCTCTATTATGGGGTTTTTAGTATTACCTattttcatcattaaaaaaacaattaagaaaagTTGATCTTATTTGAGGTCATTTTATTGAATCCATGTGTTCATAAATCACCTGATCAGTGCAACTGGAAAGAAGGACGAAGGTCAACTGCAACCAGAATCCAATATATTGATTATAGTTtaattaaagttgaaaaataaactacaatccACGATACATCTGCTGTTCAGGTGTCCCTGCAAAAGAAATAGGTCGTCTGTACAAAGCTGACTCATCAAACACAAAGGAGTCTGCAGAACGTGGAGCAGTTGGGATGGAAAGACTTTGGAGCAACGAAAAACAAATCCAGGGGTTTGATCCAACACAGCTCAGAGCTGCCAGAGaccaaaacagacattttgttGGTAATGAGGCACATTTCACATTCTCCTACGGTGATAGGAAAACTTTAATCTCAAAATCAAATTGTAATGTTGCACAGAAGTGCAGTCCGCTTGGCCATGCATTGTGCAACAACTTTACACGAGAACCCTGACAGAAACAGATATTCTGATATGCAAGTCGTAAAAAGTAGCATggcagaatgaaaaaaatatgcacatCCCCAATGTTTACAACGCAGTTACTGcaataaaatgaagctttttttcttttaataattatcCACCGAGGTTTTGGAAAATTAGAATGAATAAACACTCATGGtagatcatttcattttgtgaaaataaaattatcaagcCGCTGAAGAACTCCATATGTGATTATGTAGTTTTGAGAATTTcaacaaacttttaatgaaGCAGAGAAAGTAAATGTCTGAAAGAAAGTTACAGCAGTTTTATTccgatttaaaaatgtaaatgtcaaaaaaataaaacctataaGTTTGCCTTTGTAGTCAGAGAAGATATTAaagttgggggaaaaaaaaaaagattcacaaaagcaaaacaaacaggagCAAATGTTGGTCGATGTTAAGTggtaaaatctgctttaaaaaatttgaattttgacctagaaacagaagaaaacgaATAAAAGGAGTTAAATGCAAAGCAGTTATGTATGTGGGTgacaagaagaataaaaaaatctgcacaaaaaaaGCAGTCCAATGTTGTTGTAGTCTTTTTCTCATGTCGTTTCTGAGTTTTCTCTATTCAAATCGTGCTGATGAGAATTTTGCAGATTGAAAAAGATTTCTTTTGTAACGTCTTCATAACTCTCAAAATGcttgccactttttttttgctaagctagtgttatcttgcgcttgtgaggtgctataagctagcgggagaaagagtaaacaaagggttgatgggaaattagtggaggctaacttccgagtcaacagtcccgcccacaactcagaggcaaatttttaatgagctcctgctgctttgcagagtccgaattcccccctaataACAATATAGTGCggtcgccattttctagtgatgtccaaatctactaattccaaatcgagtgcactcgaaatttcccagaagtctttgcgaaaaactagcatacactgtagcggatatagaccacaatgcattgcggttgaacaatttccaacaaaaaaacgtgttcaaatgcaatatttgaataaaccatccatattttcaccatcagaacacagtggagtcataaataaacgtcgtgaaatgttcatatttattcgattttcacttcgtgaaatcgatgacgtcatatcctgtttttagaaaaactaaagaaaagtagtgagcatcgtgtcatCTTTAAATTTAGATGGGTACAGGTCCAATAAAACAGAGATGCAGGTGTGAAGAAAGTGATAAGTTACTGATAATCAAAGGATAAGTGTCAGTAAGGATGACAAAGTACTTCCAATTCTATATGGACAAAATTGATACTAATAATAGTTTCAATTATTTTTGGTGAATGGGGTTTAAAGCAGCGCAGAACTGAAACATATTCCTTTGgagtgaaaatattttaaaaaaaaaatcaaccaatgTTAGGAAATCTGTGTCAACTtggaaaattaagtttaagcTTTTCTTCTAAAACATGAGTTGCTTCACATTTTGAAGGggaaccaaaccctaaatccaattttttgggctgttgacttctataaatgggactttaagagtGCTGTCTgctggtcattgccaaatttttaacACATTACAGTGATATTAttcaaccctttaactgcctgctcaatcAAATgctgggaaacatttagaaaacacgttttaaaaaatattgattttgtgaATTCCTCCCCAAGGTATggaaccccgaaagggaaattgaggagaaaaaaattgaagtaatttttttttccgaaaattgaaataattaaaaaataaataaaaagaattctggttactaattgatgCGTAACTGGTGGTGCGcatcaattagtaaccagaacacACTATGGGTAGTATTAGTAtttacccagcatgcactgcggaTTCCAGCTGCCTCCATAGCATGAAGGGGTTGAAGGATGAGTCCTCTTAAAGcttcttaaaatgtttagttttaacataattttatcatttcataACTTGATTTGAAACAAACAAGCGGGAGTTAATGAAGATGTTTGGATCAAACTGTTTAAGGCCACCCTTTCTTGAATCAAAGACATCAAAGCTTCAGCGGGACGGCTCGTGCGACGTTGTTATCATCCCACCAAACAGTTTTTTATGGAGATGGCACGTTTATTTGAACATTAAGGtcagaaaatgtacttttttttcactttacacTGCCAGACTGAAGCAAAAATGTAGTCCTCCTGACAGACATCCTTTACAAGAGACGGTTGTGTTTGCTTGGTTTGTGGGAGGGGTTAATCCAGTAGTGAAGTTGGTAACCTGGCCTTCCATTTCCATCGCTACTGTACATGTCTGGAGGAGATTTGCGGCTGAGAAGGAAGCGGGTCAAAGGAAATGCTTTGGTCCGAGTGTGATAAAAGTTGGCAGTTAAATGTTCCACAGCACAcatggcggcggcggcggcattACTTCTTTAATGGACGTCCTCGTCATCTACCCGTTCTCTTTCCACAAGACTAAGTGAATGCTATGGTCGGGCATGCTGGTCGCAAATACCAGTCCAGAGTCGTTGCCCCCGTCCAGGCCGTTGAGCCAGGACGTCACACCTGCCAGGAAGCTAGAGCCTCGTTTGGATTTCCTGTAGGGCGGCAGAGGCCAGCGGCCTGAGATGACCTCCGTCCTCAGGTCCATGACATACAGGAAGTGGTTGTCGAAAAGGAGTGCAAACACCTTTCCAAAGCTGAGCAGGGAAAGGTTGGCTGGATCCTGCAGCTTTATTACCCTGGAAACACAAGGAAAGTACTCAATCATCTGGATGAGGGTGAAGGTGAAATATTTATGGTGATCTTTAGATTCCACCTGCCGTGTTTAGGAAtaccctttcaaaatgaaacaggcgaccaaaacataaaatacttgctatggagataaaatcatcaaaaaatagTGGTTTTTGCATCAGACTGACAGAGGAGGAAGGAGTCAGTGGTGTGTGTAGCttaggagtgtcaaactcaatcacacaaggggccaaaaatctaaaacacaccttaggtcgcaggacgaacaggattaacatttattgaacactctaaatctacattttttttaactttaaaaactgtaactttttaaacataattatgaactagatatatagcattacctgtgataatgctagtgtgaagctGACTTTagccgctgaaaatgctagtgatggtagctgaaggtgctgaaatttatagctgaaaacgctgaagctaatagccagctaaaatattagctaaatgcaaaattagcctaaaagacttaaaaaaaacgtaggttagtgaaaacagctaacatgtaaatataaaccaaactccaaaacagcctaaaaaacttcaaaagaaaagcctaaattagccaacacagctagtaTGTActagaaatattagcttaactccaaaatggccacaaaaaatgaagaaaaccctaaattagccaacacagctagtaTGCACCcaaaaaattagcttaactccaaaatggaccaaaaaaaaggaaaaaaatcctaaataagccaaaacatctagcatgtagctgaaatattatccaAAGTCgcctaaaaaaatcattgtaaatgccaaaatagtccaaaaagctaacagaatgataATTTTTacaaccgtaactttttaatataattatggaTAATAAGaaaggcagggatattatttcagaataaatcaacttaatcattaaataactttcagtattttactctctgtaaaaaaatatattgtcacaatcataaaagttagaaataagcgcaagataacatcgggccattaaggacaaataaatgatctggagcTTCAGAtagaatcacctggagggccgcatccggccccccgggcctcgactttgacacatgttgtGTAGCGGCTGCCAAGCAACTTGTCAAAGGTGGGCGGTGAGGGCAGGTAGCGCCTGCAGGACATACATCCCCGCTTGCACCTtcaattatgtatttttctttaacaaagagGAGTAtcttctgtgctaaagtttcttgacacaactgtctcaataaatccatattttgtggaaaaactccagattttttccataaacagcagctttagttttctttaaagttgaaGCCTCTTCTTCACTGGTTCTTTCTCCCCACAGAAACtttccaaagatttttttaaaaattaattttccatttaatttaacGGTTGGAGCATCACTTTAAGAAGGTAGAGAATGTATTTTCGACATGtgactagagctgccacgattagtccactaatcgactaacaaaatatttgatgagtaatttaatagttgattagtcgttactttatattatatggagtcagactgtTTTAAAGTCGacagttataatgacattctgttagctttttggactattttgcatttattaagagtttttgggctaatttggagtttagctaatatttcagctacatgctagctatttaggctaatttaggattttttcatctttttaggctaatttggagtttagctaacatttcagctgcagacTAGACGTTTCggctaacaggcttttttccgctttttaggctattttggagttagctactattttagctgcatgcaagatggtttggctaattcaggcttttttatgtcttttaggTTAATCTCacatttaactcatattttagctggctttcagcttcagcgttttcagctattagcttcagtgatctcagctatcaatttcagcatcttcagctatcagcactagaattTTCAGTGGCTAaaatcagcttacagcattcacactagcattatcacaggtaatgccatatatctcatttttagttagtttaaagctaatgatggtttagatgtgttttacatccagtttgcgcatgacctgattagttgactaatcagaaaaaattatcgattattagtcgactattaaaataatcgtttgtggcagcactacatgACATGCACCAAGTTATAGATAGATGTGGTGGACAGAATCTAGTAGTTGTATAAAGTacaacttccttcagaatcagaaaataaacaaaatgaaaatactcTAAGCTACTGCGTGTATTTTCTGTCTATGACCTGGTACCACATAAGCTGGTAGTGGTTCCCAGTCTGAGGGTTGGGGGCCTCTGACTCAAGCCACCATGTAGCAGCATGACCCGGCTGTTTAACATTTAACATCAGTCCAGCTTTCAGTAAAATCTGCATAACACTGAAAGCTTGGCTGCTAACTATACTTTACATAAATACAAGAACAGAGTACAACTACAGAACATGGTTAGGGGCCGTGGTCTGTCCCAGAAGTACCTGTTCACCCAAACTCTCCATCTGATAATTAGTTGTCTCAGTCTGCACATTAATGCATTTAGACAAATGGAAATATTTCCAtggaaaaattatgtttatgcaTGAGGCTGTACCTGAGAATCTCAAAACTAGCAAAGTCCCACTGGTAAACTCCAAGGTCCGAGCTGCAGACGATGTAACGTCCATCGAACTGCAAGCGGGGCTGGAGGCTGATGCTGCGGTCTTCTGAAACCGAGAGCGTCTTCAAACACTTGCAGTTGATCTCTCTGCCTAAAGGCCAAACCTGCAAAAggaacatttggattttttaatgaaatggcTTTTATTCCTGCACAAGCAATGCAGGCGGGTTCCAGTTTGTTAGCTTACCTTGATCTCATACTTATCAGCACTGAGGAGGATGTAATCACCAGGACTGTGAACCACCGACTCAACTTCACTTTTCTGCAGGATCACCTGGGAAACAACATTATTTCCATCAAAGTCTGAAAGAGTCAGAAGAAGAACGTTCTGATGAGCTGGACTTGCCTTGGTGACCCATTCTGTGTGTCCAGTCAGAGTGTTGAGACAGGAACCAGCAGACAAAGACCAGACCTTGACGGAGAAGTCTGCAGACCCACTGACCAGCAAATCCAGTTCATCGTTGTAGTCCACACTGAAAACTGAACAGACACAACAGTTCAGAGGAATTCAATAAAAGACACTTGTAgctacaaggaaaaaaacacactagAGAGCTCTTTAATGAATCTAACTGGAGAATAGAATCAAGCAACACAACTGACTTATGTTATCCAGTAAAGTGTGACAGCACTAAGATGTGAACTATCATCACCTCTACCTTTTCTAAGAGTGAGAATTCAGTTTTCAATCTCACAATTCCTTAAGTgcctttttacaaaaaaaaacctgccaTATAGTCTAAAAAGTATGGTTTTCTCTCGTTTATCCCAGGAGATAcgttttaaaaaactttatttttcaccataattaTTTTAAGCCGGTTAAAGTCCACATTTTATACACttctctcagacagacatgaacattttaatatttcactcTCTTTGTTAAACTCTCAAggcttcatagaaaaataagctatttaaaaataatacaaaaaagatGTGGttgtgatcaaagatttatgtaaatgtggtaAACTGAacgcattctgtacaggaggaGAATAACTGACAAGATCTACAGCCAACCAGGATGGAGAACacaatgtcattaaaaaaaagcatgaaaaattgCATCCAAAAAATCTGCGAGACTCCAAAAGGTGAAACAAGAGAACTCCAACTGACTACAAAAATAGAGATTTACAACGATTTTAATGATTGACATCCGTCAGCAAACGGATTCAAACCAGCGCCTTCTTGCCGTGAAcagagagcgctaaccactacccCACAGTGCAGCCCCCCTCACAACCAAAGTTCCCTTTTCCTAAAAACACTCCTGTATATGGTACAAACTGACCTGCTCCTGTGTGGCCACGAAACTGCtggattttggctcctgtgCTCCACTCCCAGCATGCAATAGTGTTGTCAAAGGACCCGGTCACCAGCTTCTGCTCATCAAACTTCACTGTGGCACAGGTGTGTGTCTGAATTCCATAAATGCACTGTCCAGTGCGCACATCCCATAGCTTAGCAGAAAGGTCATCAGATCCTAGAAAGCAGAGATGAATACGTTTCAGCCCTGCGGTGCCCCCACTAGTCCATTCCAGGCCCCAGAGTTCAGGTGTACCTGTGCAGAGGAGACCATCCTTATAGTAGAGAGCATAGACGCGAGCGCTGTGCCCGATGAGCGATGACGTCTCAAAGGCCTCCTGATCCTTCAGCTGTGTCATGCGCAGCCTCGCCTTCAGGTAAACCACCTTCCAATGCGAAGCGTCTTGGATAGACTCATCAATCTTCCAGCCCAGCTCCTGACACACAGTCTGCCACACCTCTGTGCAGGAGTTTATAACCTACAGGGAATACACATAAACATACTGGCAATTCAACCACCAGCtggttcatttttttggaatgtttttaaagaaacaaagcatcaatttgtctttttatatatatatatatatatatatattagctcATAGTAATCATATGTCTGAGGAAACAGTCCACCTCCTTGAAATCAGACTAGGGATGCCACAAACCCTTATtttattagtcaactaatcacctaatatttttactgattagtcgactaatcggatcatttgcaaagtggatgtaaaacgccaattttaaccatcattagctttaaactaactaaaaattaaagaCAGCTAAGattatagtttattaaacttttaatgaatcatgaagcatctgtccttcattagtttgtaagattaaaacaagattaaatgagagagagatcaggaatatactttccatcaaactcattttgacaggtgacctttgaccctacaccatccatcaaacttattttgacaggtgacctttgaccctacaccatccatcaaactcattctgACAGGtgcccgcccctcaagatgatgtaacattttaatatcacttttataaataaagggtatgtagggtcaaaggtcacctgtcaaaatgagtttgatggagagtatattcctgatctctctaacgaggtcagcatctgaaacaaggaactatttttcactaaagagaCAGTTTTGGtgtcactgactcaa harbors:
- the fbxw2 gene encoding F-box/WD repeat-containing protein 2, whose amino-acid sequence is MDKTSFEGWLESVSTTFLSLNDQQRNQCLDHLISLSGAAQLRHLSNGLETLLKRDFLRLLPLELAFYLLRWLDPQSLLTCCLVCKQWNKVINSCTEVWQTVCQELGWKIDESIQDASHWKVVYLKARLRMTQLKDQEAFETSSLIGHSARVYALYYKDGLLCTGSDDLSAKLWDVRTGQCIYGIQTHTCATVKFDEQKLVTGSFDNTIACWEWSTGAKIQQFRGHTGAVFSVDYNDELDLLVSGSADFSVKVWSLSAGSCLNTLTGHTEWVTKVILQKSEVESVVHSPGDYILLSADKYEIKVWPLGREINCKCLKTLSVSEDRSISLQPRLQFDGRYIVCSSDLGVYQWDFASFEILRVIKLQDPANLSLLSFGKVFALLFDNHFLYVMDLRTEVISGRWPLPPYRKSKRGSSFLAGVTSWLNGLDGGNDSGLVFATSMPDHSIHLVLWKENG